The proteins below come from a single Sorghum bicolor cultivar BTx623 chromosome 4, Sorghum_bicolor_NCBIv3, whole genome shotgun sequence genomic window:
- the LOC8074644 gene encoding uncharacterized protein LOC8074644 — protein MGSGNLVMKKAIRPSSFDLDIKIDQSWMEDVACPICLDFPHNAVLLRCTSYEKGCRPFICDTDQTRSNCLERFKGAHGLPANLKVSSRTVAPLNSIHIISSNANNRPACPLCRGDVIGWFVIDEARLHLNQKRRCCEESRCSYVGNFHELQNHTQQKHPNSRPSEIDPARRVDWENLQQSSDIIDVLSTIHAQVPNSVVLGDYVIEYGDDEAGDDYEVYHRVRANWWTSCIFCKAFCRSSGGGRRRTRSRERRSSGTRSSNRSSQESFTLEVPTRSVDMREIRFDEIDDEYIVTGAMARAAVSRRMAAHYRDPRFGRRIPRIIN, from the coding sequence ATGGGTTCGGGGAATTTGGTAATGAAGAAGGCGATAAGGCCCAGCTCCTTTGATCTGGACATAAAAATTGATCAAAGTTGGATGGAGGATGTTGCTTGCCCAATCTGTCTCGATTTCCCCCACAATGCAGTACTGCTTAGGTGCACCTCATATGAGAAGGGCTGCAGACCTTTCATATGTGACACTGACCAGACTCGCTCAAACTGTCTCGAGAGGTTCAAAGGCGCTCATGGACTGCCAGCCAATTTGAAAGTCTCATCTCGTACTGTGGCTCCCCTTAATAGCATTCATATCATTTCATCAAATGCGAATAACCGCCCAGCTTGTCCGTTGTGTAGAGGTGATGTGATTGGGTGGTTTGTTATTGATGAGGCTCGCTTGCACCTTAACCAGAAGAGAAGATGCTGTGAAGAGAGTCGCTGCTCGTATGTTGGCAACTTCCATGAGCTTCAGAATCACacccaacaaaagcatccaAACTCACGCCCTTCTGAAATTGATCCTGCTCGCCGGGTCGATTGGGAGAACTTGCAGCAGTCTTCTGACATAATAGATGTCCTGAGCACAATACATGCACAAGTTCCAAACAGTGTAGTTCTTGGAGATTATGTCATCGAGTATGGGGATGATGAAGCGGGAGATGACTATGAAGTTTACCACAGGGTTAGAGCAAACTGGTGGACATCCTGTATTTTTTGCAAAGCATTCTGTAGATCTTCAGGAGGAGGTCGAAGAAGGACAAGATCAAGGGAAAGGAGAAGTAGTGGAACAAGGAGCAGCAACAGATCTAGTCAAGAAAGCTTTACTCTTGAAGTGCCCACAAGATCTGTTGACATGAGAGAAATCAGATTTGATGAAATTGATGATGAATATATAGTTACAGGGGCCATGGCTAGGGCTGCTGTGTCAAGGAGAATGGCTGCTCATTACAG